The following proteins are co-located in the Paenibacillus sp. FSL H8-0079 genome:
- a CDS encoding TraX family protein, which translates to MMQWIAMITMLIDHIGAVFFPHIIELRIIGRIAFPIYAFAVYIGYKHTRDVQKYIWRLFWIAVISQVPFMAAFNHYSLNVVWTLWSALLVLFVIDKLPSRLLSIPIVIGAGWFMEISQMDYGMYGLLLVLLFRYFQGPVLVVAHVVLNALYLLLHNSSVQMYSVLATAGIAIAQYYQAGFRMKGPRWVWRYFYPAHLAIIAIIRWV; encoded by the coding sequence ATGATGCAGTGGATTGCCATGATCACGATGTTGATTGATCATATAGGGGCTGTCTTTTTTCCGCATATTATAGAACTGAGAATCATAGGTCGCATCGCTTTTCCAATCTATGCTTTTGCAGTGTATATCGGGTATAAACATACACGAGACGTACAAAAATACATATGGCGGTTGTTCTGGATTGCAGTTATATCGCAAGTGCCGTTCATGGCCGCGTTTAATCATTACTCTTTGAATGTAGTATGGACCCTGTGGTCAGCTCTTTTGGTACTTTTTGTTATCGATAAGTTGCCATCCCGTCTATTGTCTATACCAATCGTCATTGGAGCAGGTTGGTTCATGGAAATTAGCCAGATGGATTACGGGATGTATGGGTTATTATTGGTCCTGTTATTCCGTTATTTCCAGGGTCCTGTACTTGTCGTGGCACATGTCGTGTTAAATGCACTATATCTTTTGCTGCATAACAGCTCTGTGCAAATGTATAGTGTGCTGGCAACCGCTGGCATTGCCATTGCTCAGTACTACCAAGCAGGATTCCGCATGAAGGGGCCGCGTTGGGTGTGGCGTTATTTCTATCCAGCGCATCTCGCCATCATTGCAATAATCCGCTGGGTGTAA
- a CDS encoding amino acid adenylation domain-containing protein, with protein MESSLPVLQIPLDFGRRQQSFSYQSAQITLHASLSRDLKQKFGEQMVYPVLLSAYAALLFRLSAEQELAIGVLAPDQAASYLSLQIQGKLTFGELCHQVSEQLKIDYTLQTGGYPETLFMLNSVQLPQAPQILNWNVRDDQNMLILDLFYDSSLLKESTVLRYAEYYQTLLLALLRDGEKAIGAVDILSASDRLLYREMNDTSVLEPANQTVHGWFEATAAAYPDSPAITSPSARYTYRELNERANQVARVLISNGLQKGEFVSIFMDRSLETIISLLGILKAGGAYVPIDPEHPQERNSYIVEDTASSFVLTTEASYDQASSLFSSIATVRQILAVDGRLAGFAASNPNLDIQPDDLAYIIYTSGSTGKPKGALIAHRGVTNLGSVVQRDCDIQPGDVLTQFATYSFDASVWDTIGALFYGAELYLLSAEERVSVEEFASAIERTGTTIITILPTIFFNQLASYLSEEGFHKLAKVRIITVAGEALYGEQVRAFQRKFGNQIDIVNVYGPTECTVATATHRISEQVPEHVVNIPIGKPIHNYKVYIVNEEHQLCPVGVPGEVYISTPALAKGYLNQPERTEQAFIENPFAIGEKIYKSGDIAKLLDTGLLEYVGRSDSQLKIRGHRIEIGEIEDHFARLDQIQNVAVIPKKESDGQNMLVGYFTSKDGSTLSVADIKAELTEKLPSYFVPKWICQLDEMPIAPTGKINRKAMVSLPHVERHEDRPDRVMPETETESIILDAWKEILQHDDFGVEDSFFNVGGDSLRVIHVLVILKPYYPQLKIADFFAEKTVRALARRVEVLSQSAAEVTHSAVTDGMITQLSEHPVELTPQLGYPLIREAEHVLLTGATGYLGSHVLQQLILNSSTRIYALVRRPSNGITAMERLTKVLEGYFGKQLTDQLAARVEIIEGDLEQPNLGLSAEQTAYVQERIDRVIHCAADVRHFGDAEQFAKTNVAGTVALLELIRSKPGASFHHVSTMGIPEDLALSGQWESSLQYDRFPADLHVDNLYSDSKLEAEKVLMIAAEEGVPVSIYRAGNLTCHSETGRFQSNIDSNAFYRMFKAMLLLGKAPAADWMVDFTPIDYASEAIVHLALRQDTAGRVFHICNPEPIRYDELIRSVNRAGYEVETLPIADYTRWLFDASISKEPEALQLAIAQLEGDGAKDSAYVYACPVTTAYVEPAGISCAKTDDRFISAMLDYAVQIGYFPSAIRRHNGTSTAME; from the coding sequence ATGGAATCTAGCTTGCCGGTTCTGCAGATTCCACTGGATTTTGGGCGACGTCAACAATCATTCTCTTATCAATCTGCTCAAATTACATTACATGCTTCTCTGAGTCGTGATCTTAAACAGAAGTTTGGAGAACAGATGGTGTACCCGGTACTCCTCTCAGCTTATGCAGCCTTGTTATTCCGATTGTCAGCTGAACAGGAACTTGCCATAGGTGTACTAGCTCCCGATCAGGCAGCTTCCTATCTCTCATTACAGATTCAAGGCAAATTGACCTTTGGCGAACTATGTCATCAGGTTTCAGAGCAGCTCAAGATTGACTACACGCTGCAAACCGGTGGATATCCTGAAACGTTGTTTATGCTGAATAGCGTACAGTTGCCTCAAGCGCCTCAAATATTGAATTGGAACGTTCGAGATGACCAGAACATGCTCATTCTCGATCTGTTCTATGACAGTTCACTGTTGAAAGAGTCTACCGTGTTGAGATATGCAGAATACTATCAGACTCTTCTACTTGCCCTCTTGCGTGACGGTGAAAAAGCAATCGGTGCGGTGGATATTCTTTCCGCCTCTGATCGGTTGCTGTACCGTGAAATGAATGATACTTCCGTTCTCGAACCAGCGAATCAGACGGTTCACGGCTGGTTTGAAGCAACGGCGGCAGCATATCCGGATTCACCGGCGATTACCTCGCCATCCGCACGTTATACGTACAGAGAATTGAATGAAAGAGCTAATCAGGTTGCACGTGTTCTAATATCCAATGGATTGCAAAAAGGTGAATTCGTCAGTATCTTTATGGATCGAAGTCTGGAAACCATCATCTCCCTGCTCGGTATTCTAAAGGCAGGTGGTGCATATGTTCCGATCGACCCAGAGCATCCACAAGAACGTAACAGCTATATTGTGGAAGATACGGCGTCATCATTCGTTCTGACAACGGAGGCTTCTTATGACCAAGCTTCCAGCTTGTTCTCCAGTATAGCTACTGTCCGCCAGATTCTCGCTGTGGATGGTCGTCTAGCCGGATTTGCAGCAAGCAACCCCAATCTCGATATTCAGCCAGATGATCTTGCGTATATCATCTATACGTCAGGGTCAACAGGTAAGCCCAAAGGTGCGCTGATTGCCCATCGGGGTGTAACCAATCTTGGCAGTGTCGTTCAGCGTGATTGTGACATTCAACCAGGTGATGTGTTAACCCAGTTTGCTACATACAGCTTCGATGCATCCGTGTGGGATACCATTGGCGCCTTGTTCTATGGAGCAGAATTATATCTGTTGTCTGCGGAAGAACGCGTATCTGTTGAAGAATTCGCAAGTGCAATTGAACGGACAGGAACAACCATCATTACAATACTGCCTACGATTTTCTTTAATCAGCTCGCTTCCTACTTATCTGAAGAAGGTTTCCACAAGTTGGCCAAAGTCAGAATCATTACTGTAGCCGGAGAAGCTCTCTATGGTGAACAGGTTCGTGCCTTCCAGCGCAAATTCGGAAACCAGATTGATATTGTTAATGTGTACGGACCTACCGAATGTACAGTAGCCACAGCCACTCACCGCATCAGTGAGCAAGTTCCCGAACATGTAGTGAATATCCCTATCGGTAAACCGATTCATAACTACAAAGTATACATTGTGAATGAAGAACATCAGCTCTGTCCGGTAGGTGTACCTGGTGAGGTATATATTTCTACCCCTGCACTGGCCAAAGGTTATCTGAATCAGCCAGAACGAACAGAACAAGCATTCATTGAGAATCCGTTTGCGATAGGTGAGAAAATCTACAAGTCTGGCGATATTGCCAAATTGCTGGACACGGGGTTACTGGAATATGTCGGTCGCAGTGACTCACAGCTAAAAATTCGTGGTCACCGGATTGAGATCGGAGAGATTGAAGATCACTTTGCTCGCCTGGATCAGATCCAGAACGTTGCCGTCATTCCGAAGAAAGAATCCGACGGACAAAATATGCTGGTGGGTTACTTTACATCGAAAGATGGCAGTACCCTATCTGTTGCGGATATCAAGGCAGAATTGACAGAAAAACTGCCTTCCTATTTTGTACCAAAGTGGATCTGTCAGCTGGATGAAATGCCGATTGCTCCGACTGGGAAAATCAATCGCAAAGCGATGGTATCCCTGCCTCATGTGGAACGACATGAAGATCGCCCTGATCGGGTCATGCCTGAGACGGAAACGGAATCCATTATCCTGGACGCATGGAAAGAAATTCTTCAGCACGATGACTTCGGTGTCGAAGACAGCTTCTTCAATGTAGGTGGTGATTCTCTCCGGGTCATTCATGTACTGGTCATTCTGAAGCCGTATTATCCACAGCTGAAAATTGCCGACTTCTTTGCTGAGAAAACAGTCCGTGCTCTCGCTCGTCGCGTGGAAGTACTATCTCAAAGTGCAGCAGAAGTTACACATTCGGCAGTGACGGATGGCATGATTACACAATTATCCGAACACCCTGTGGAGCTAACACCCCAGTTGGGGTATCCGCTCATTCGTGAAGCTGAGCATGTGTTACTGACCGGAGCAACTGGTTATCTGGGCTCTCATGTGCTGCAACAGTTAATTCTGAATTCCAGTACACGAATCTACGCCCTTGTTCGTCGACCATCCAATGGAATAACTGCAATGGAACGTTTGACTAAAGTGCTGGAAGGATATTTCGGCAAACAACTGACTGATCAACTCGCGGCTCGCGTGGAGATTATTGAAGGGGATCTCGAACAACCTAATCTCGGTCTGTCGGCTGAACAAACGGCTTATGTCCAGGAACGAATTGACCGTGTCATCCACTGTGCTGCAGACGTACGTCATTTTGGGGATGCCGAGCAGTTCGCCAAAACGAACGTGGCAGGAACAGTCGCATTGTTGGAACTGATTCGCAGCAAACCAGGGGCTTCCTTCCACCATGTATCCACGATGGGTATTCCGGAAGATCTCGCACTCAGCGGACAATGGGAATCCTCACTGCAATATGATCGGTTCCCGGCTGACTTGCATGTGGACAACCTGTATTCGGACAGCAAGCTTGAAGCCGAGAAAGTGCTCATGATTGCGGCAGAGGAAGGGGTACCTGTCAGCATCTATCGTGCAGGTAATCTCACGTGTCACTCTGAGACTGGACGCTTCCAGTCCAATATTGATAGCAACGCCTTCTATCGTATGTTCAAAGCGATGTTATTGCTCGGCAAGGCGCCTGCTGCTGATTGGATGGTTGATTTTACACCTATCGATTATGCAAGTGAAGCCATTGTTCATCTGGCCTTGCGTCAGGATACAGCCGGTCGTGTATTCCACATCTGTAATCCGGAGCCAATCCGCTATGATGAGCTGATCCGTTCGGTGAATCGGGCTGGTTATGAAGTCGAAACGCTACCTATCGCGGATTACACACGTTGGTTATTCGATGCTAGCATCAGCAAAGAACCGGAAGCTCTTCAGTTGGCTATTGCACAGCTTGAAGGAGACGGAGCCAAGGATTCAGCTTATGTCTATGCCTGCCCTGTCACAACGGCTTATGTGGAACCTGCCGGAATCTCATGTGCGAAAACAGATGATCGCTTCATCTCCGCCATGTTAGACTACGCCGTTCAGATTGGATATTTCCCGTCTGCAATCCGGCGCCATAACGGCACTTCTACAGCAATGGAGTAA
- a CDS encoding MarR family transcriptional regulator has protein sequence MDYTLEQSVGFMLGFTHRKASALLATRFKPYDITTEQFSVLFNVDRGEGVNQKELAARVFKDQPTTARIIDLLEKKGWVERRTSEQDRRAYLLYLTKEGKALIDILVPIEREMNKELAEGVSEDQMEAFKHTLSLINRNL, from the coding sequence ATGGATTATACACTGGAGCAATCTGTTGGATTCATGCTAGGTTTCACACATCGTAAAGCATCAGCTTTACTTGCAACGCGATTCAAACCTTATGATATTACGACAGAGCAATTTTCTGTCCTTTTTAATGTTGACCGAGGTGAAGGTGTGAATCAAAAGGAGCTCGCTGCACGTGTCTTCAAAGACCAACCCACCACTGCCCGGATTATTGATCTGCTTGAGAAAAAGGGTTGGGTAGAACGCCGGACCAGCGAACAGGATCGCAGAGCCTATCTGTTATATCTCACCAAGGAAGGCAAAGCGTTAATTGATATCCTCGTTCCGATCGAAAGAGAAATGAATAAAGAACTTGCTGAAGGTGTATCGGAAGACCAGATGGAAGCATTTAAACATACTCTTTCCCTCATTAACCGCAATCTGTAA
- a CDS encoding MFS transporter, translating to MKEQSTQVRLWTTDFILLMLCNFLLFLQLHMIVSPLPSYVQERFHANAFEVSLFTCLFALSAIAARLYSAKALEKGLRNAMIYIGLSIALLATLGYYFAAGIAVLLLLRMLFGIGFGMSSTAFPTMASDIVPVKRMGEGMGYFGLSTSLAMSMGPIIGVTLLQGAGFITLMLCTAGVLVVIYPLSYTLTRKKAARTDNSATIMPQATASASGSQPKQKTPFNRKLILPSVLNCLLSITYGGLVGFIVLYGKEANLANPALFFLFNALAVLLVRPFAGRIYDNKGPKALLIPGAIFIAIGLILLSYATSMSTLFIAAFIYGIGYGSMQSSLQTWMIQVVSPSQRGMANGMFLNSLDLGIATGALLLGAIASITSYTDMYRYSVMFMILFLLIYLIQGKRSGSFSIEPHALLAHTHIPATEHEPDQDQSKNSQSGTSNTEGSHPNKSRHE from the coding sequence ATGAAAGAACAATCCACACAAGTTAGACTCTGGACCACCGATTTTATTCTGCTAATGCTGTGCAACTTTTTGCTATTCTTGCAGCTGCACATGATCGTCTCTCCACTTCCGTCCTACGTTCAGGAACGATTTCACGCGAATGCGTTTGAGGTCAGTCTCTTCACCTGTCTGTTTGCACTAAGTGCCATTGCAGCCCGTCTTTATTCCGCCAAAGCACTAGAGAAGGGCCTTCGTAACGCCATGATTTATATAGGCCTGTCCATAGCCCTGCTGGCAACGCTCGGCTATTATTTTGCTGCGGGTATAGCTGTGCTCTTGTTGCTGAGAATGTTGTTTGGTATCGGGTTTGGTATGAGTAGTACCGCTTTTCCAACGATGGCCTCGGACATTGTGCCCGTTAAACGAATGGGTGAAGGTATGGGTTACTTCGGGCTCTCGACTAGCTTGGCTATGTCTATGGGTCCAATTATAGGGGTCACTCTGCTCCAGGGTGCAGGATTCATAACCCTGATGTTATGTACTGCGGGTGTCCTCGTTGTCATCTATCCACTGAGTTATACGCTGACACGCAAAAAAGCTGCCAGAACCGATAACAGTGCGACCATTATGCCACAGGCTACAGCAAGTGCCTCAGGTTCGCAACCAAAGCAGAAGACGCCTTTCAACCGCAAGCTGATTCTGCCCAGTGTGTTGAATTGCCTTTTGTCCATCACCTATGGCGGGCTTGTCGGATTCATCGTCTTGTATGGTAAGGAGGCCAATCTGGCCAATCCTGCGCTGTTCTTTTTGTTCAATGCACTCGCTGTGCTACTGGTTAGACCATTTGCAGGACGAATCTATGATAACAAAGGTCCAAAAGCACTGTTAATTCCAGGGGCCATATTTATTGCTATCGGGCTCATTCTGCTCTCATACGCAACCTCCATGTCCACCCTGTTCATTGCTGCTTTTATCTACGGGATTGGCTATGGTTCCATGCAGTCGTCTCTGCAGACCTGGATGATTCAGGTTGTATCTCCTTCTCAGCGGGGTATGGCTAACGGTATGTTTCTAAACTCGCTCGATCTGGGTATTGCAACTGGCGCACTTCTGCTCGGTGCCATTGCGTCCATAACCAGTTATACCGATATGTATCGTTACTCCGTGATGTTCATGATTCTGTTCTTGCTTATATATCTGATTCAGGGCAAACGAAGCGGCAGCTTCTCCATTGAACCTCATGCACTGCTCGCTCATACTCATATCCCTGCAACGGAACATGAGCCAGACCAAGATCAATCCAAGAATTCACAATCTGGAACCAGCAACACTGAAGGGAGCCATCCGAATAAAAGCAGACACGAATGA
- a CDS encoding GNAT family N-acetyltransferase produces the protein MIVQHRIRHAGLADLNEVVRLFNEYRMFYNQHADIEAACQYIKERMERDESVILVAETDVVSDQGADESNGRSLSNSFICTGFVQLYPSFSSVSMGSVWVLNDLYVHRDYRQQGIARKLLQAAKQLASERGVLRISLSTELTNKQAQALYESEGYAQDTKFMYYELNV, from the coding sequence ATGATAGTGCAGCACCGAATCAGACATGCAGGTCTTGCGGATCTTAACGAAGTGGTACGATTGTTCAATGAGTACAGGATGTTCTACAACCAACATGCTGACATTGAGGCAGCATGTCAGTATATTAAAGAACGAATGGAACGCGATGAATCAGTAATTTTGGTAGCAGAAACAGATGTGGTAAGTGATCAGGGGGCAGATGAAAGTAACGGTAGATCACTCTCGAATAGCTTTATTTGTACTGGATTCGTTCAGCTATATCCCAGTTTCAGTTCGGTATCGATGGGGTCTGTCTGGGTGCTTAATGATCTATATGTGCATCGGGATTATCGTCAGCAAGGTATTGCCAGGAAGCTCTTGCAAGCAGCCAAGCAATTGGCATCTGAGCGAGGAGTTCTTCGTATATCACTCTCTACTGAATTAACTAACAAGCAAGCGCAAGCTTTATATGAATCCGAAGGATATGCACAGGATACCAAATTCATGTATTATGAACTTAATGTATAA
- the rpiA gene encoding ribose-5-phosphate isomerase RpiA, with product MNLKQIAAERAAEYVEDGMKVGLGTGSTAYYAICRIGERVRDGLNIQAVATSEASDKLAREWGIPIVPFDQIGRLDLTIDGADEVDPEFNLIKGGGGALLREKIVAANSDKLIIVADGSKSVQKLGEFPLPVEVVPFASEWTYQALEKLGCRPQWRMDGEQRYLTDNGNLIADCHMEVIDHAAELNVQLNMLPGVVDNGLFVDMASTVILANADGSIEELHRS from the coding sequence ATGAATCTTAAACAAATAGCAGCGGAGCGTGCGGCAGAATATGTTGAAGATGGGATGAAGGTTGGATTAGGTACAGGTTCAACAGCTTATTATGCCATCTGCCGAATCGGTGAGCGGGTACGCGATGGATTGAATATTCAAGCGGTTGCCACTTCGGAAGCTTCGGACAAGCTTGCTCGGGAATGGGGTATTCCCATCGTTCCATTTGACCAGATTGGACGTCTGGATCTGACCATTGATGGCGCAGATGAAGTAGATCCCGAATTTAACCTGATTAAAGGTGGCGGCGGGGCTCTTTTGCGTGAAAAAATCGTGGCGGCCAATAGTGACAAACTGATTATTGTAGCGGATGGCAGCAAATCAGTGCAAAAGTTGGGTGAATTCCCGTTGCCAGTTGAGGTTGTTCCATTTGCTTCAGAGTGGACCTACCAGGCGCTCGAAAAACTGGGGTGTCGACCACAGTGGCGCATGGATGGAGAGCAGCGTTATCTGACAGACAACGGAAACCTGATTGCGGATTGCCACATGGAAGTGATTGATCATGCTGCAGAACTGAATGTTCAATTGAACATGTTACCAGGTGTTGTTGATAACGGACTATTTGTGGATATGGCTAGCACAGTCATTCTTGCCAATGCAGACGGAAGTATCGAAGAGCTTCATCGTTCTTAA
- a CDS encoding RbsD/FucU domain-containing protein translates to MLKNIPAIIPPELLKIMSEMGHGDELVLADGNFPAASHAKRLVRCDALGVVELLEAILQLYPLDTYAERPAAVMQVVEGDQVIPIIWEDYRRLIEEYEGITDAFDHEDRFDFYERASRAYVIVATGERAQYANLILKKGVIFPDADPGQEQQNAGSNSN, encoded by the coding sequence ATGCTAAAAAATATTCCTGCAATAATCCCTCCGGAGTTACTCAAAATCATGTCTGAAATGGGGCATGGAGACGAGCTGGTTCTGGCTGATGGCAATTTCCCGGCAGCCAGTCATGCCAAGCGACTGGTACGCTGTGATGCATTGGGAGTCGTTGAACTATTGGAAGCCATCCTGCAATTATATCCACTGGATACCTATGCCGAGCGTCCCGCTGCTGTCATGCAGGTTGTGGAAGGGGATCAGGTGATCCCGATCATATGGGAAGACTACCGCCGGTTGATTGAAGAATACGAAGGCATTACGGATGCGTTCGATCATGAAGATCGATTTGATTTTTATGAACGTGCTTCGCGTGCCTATGTGATTGTTGCAACTGGTGAGCGCGCGCAATATGCCAATCTGATTTTGAAGAAAGGCGTCATTTTCCCCGATGCTGATCCTGGTCAGGAACAGCAAAATGCTGGATCGAACTCGAACTGA
- a CDS encoding MarR family transcriptional regulator, with amino-acid sequence MLNTEDNRELSLQLFVVLVRAYNSVTSRSNRDIQSHGLNTTEFGVLDLLYHKGPQALQKIGEKVLMSSGNITYVVDKLQNKNLLFRRPSKEDRRVIYAELTEEGRQLFTEIFPQHHQVIIDALEGLDPSEKVDAIKMLKKLGLAAEGKTDLRS; translated from the coding sequence ATGCTGAACACGGAGGACAACCGGGAACTGTCTTTACAATTATTCGTGGTTCTTGTTCGAGCCTACAATTCTGTGACCTCACGTTCCAATCGGGACATCCAGAGTCACGGACTGAATACGACAGAATTTGGTGTACTTGATTTGTTATATCATAAGGGACCGCAGGCTTTGCAAAAGATCGGTGAAAAGGTGTTAATGTCCAGTGGTAATATTACGTATGTTGTAGATAAGTTGCAAAATAAAAATCTGCTGTTTCGTCGGCCATCCAAGGAAGATCGGCGTGTTATTTACGCTGAATTAACCGAGGAAGGAAGGCAACTGTTCACAGAGATATTTCCTCAACATCATCAGGTCATTATTGATGCTTTGGAGGGACTTGATCCTTCCGAGAAAGTGGATGCGATTAAGATGTTGAAGAAACTGGGACTGGCTGCAGAAGGGAAAACTGACTTGCGTTCTTAA
- a CDS encoding methyl-accepting chemotaxis protein, which yields MSFFSKNLLLSFTNIIIIGVALIASSYYFQKTVLVDQLHGQVEQITKKWAEDINPTEVQAAIAEGSYDGATQTKLRAYFDEMQEYYPNIAQAYIFGVELGGDNKRLTSLVAMPTNLREAFQSENVNIGDMYEQPVVVANALKEMLNTDRPTFTTFYSDDFGTWTTIAYPIKDSNGKIFSYFAIDADATAVPAGLNSLLKNGIIILVAFLLLFLIIQYLVVKNTLSPIRHLIKGIDDVSRGNLNVNIPTGKDDLGLVNEKFNTMVRKINDTIVKVQITSQEVNQSAKELYEVSERNSENADSINNNVTQITSNIRSQEQATRDSARAMSEMATVIQTIASSSASVADEAYEMERRSQQGNSVVRQVSEQMNLITESVKNTASAIDVLESRSQEIGDILNIISGISSQTNLLALNASIEAARVGEEGRGFAVVAGEVRKLAEQSEQATSQVGVLIQEIQAGIKQAVRAMEQGTSEVDTGLSVADQTGQLFEDILEAAKKVSNQIQEVSSATEEISAGTEEMTATADDLSSSVSKTANSSEQISSSVDEQKASLITLVDSSTRLNNMSEELQELISHFNVSKQ from the coding sequence ATGTCGTTTTTCTCCAAAAACTTGTTACTCTCATTTACCAATATCATTATCATCGGGGTAGCACTGATTGCAAGCAGTTACTATTTTCAAAAAACAGTTCTTGTTGATCAGCTGCATGGACAGGTGGAACAAATTACTAAAAAGTGGGCTGAAGATATCAATCCCACCGAAGTACAAGCTGCTATTGCGGAAGGCAGCTATGATGGAGCAACACAAACAAAATTACGAGCGTATTTCGATGAAATGCAAGAATATTATCCTAACATTGCACAAGCCTACATCTTCGGTGTTGAACTTGGTGGCGATAACAAGAGGTTAACTTCCCTTGTAGCGATGCCGACCAACCTAAGAGAGGCTTTTCAAAGCGAGAACGTAAATATCGGTGACATGTATGAGCAGCCAGTCGTTGTAGCCAATGCACTGAAAGAAATGCTCAATACGGATCGTCCAACCTTCACAACGTTCTATTCTGATGATTTCGGAACATGGACAACCATTGCATATCCAATTAAAGACAGCAACGGAAAGATCTTCTCCTATTTTGCCATCGATGCAGATGCAACAGCCGTACCGGCAGGACTGAACTCCTTGCTTAAGAACGGAATTATCATCTTGGTGGCCTTCTTGCTATTATTCCTGATTATCCAATACCTTGTGGTTAAAAACACACTTTCCCCTATCCGTCACTTGATCAAAGGAATTGATGACGTAAGTCGGGGTAATTTGAATGTCAACATTCCGACAGGCAAGGACGATCTGGGACTCGTTAACGAGAAGTTCAACACGATGGTTCGCAAAATCAACGATACTATCGTAAAAGTGCAAATCACATCACAAGAAGTGAATCAATCTGCCAAAGAACTATATGAAGTTTCTGAACGTAACAGTGAGAATGCAGATTCTATCAATAACAACGTTACCCAAATCACGTCCAACATTCGTTCACAGGAACAGGCAACCCGGGATAGTGCACGTGCCATGTCCGAGATGGCTACTGTAATCCAGACGATTGCCAGCAGCTCCGCAAGTGTAGCGGATGAAGCCTATGAGATGGAACGTCGTTCACAACAAGGTAACAGCGTTGTCCGTCAGGTATCTGAGCAGATGAATCTGATTACGGAATCGGTTAAGAATACAGCTTCTGCCATTGATGTTCTGGAGAGTCGTTCACAGGAAATCGGCGATATTCTTAATATTATCTCGGGAATCTCAAGCCAGACGAACTTGCTGGCCCTTAATGCATCCATTGAAGCAGCACGTGTCGGTGAAGAAGGAAGAGGATTTGCAGTTGTCGCAGGTGAAGTACGCAAACTTGCCGAGCAGTCTGAACAAGCGACCAGCCAGGTGGGCGTATTGATCCAAGAGATTCAAGCTGGAATTAAACAAGCTGTACGTGCTATGGAACAAGGTACGTCAGAAGTAGATACAGGGCTCAGTGTAGCCGATCAAACAGGACAATTGTTCGAAGATATTTTAGAAGCAGCGAAAAAAGTGTCTAATCAGATTCAGGAAGTTTCAAGCGCGACAGAGGAAATCTCTGCAGGTACGGAGGAAATGACCGCTACAGCAGATGACTTGTCTTCAAGCGTAAGTAAGACAGCAAATAGCAGTGAACAAATCTCCTCATCGGTTGATGAGCAAAAAGCATCTTTGATTACACTGGTAGACTCCTCCACACGCCTTAATAACATGTCTGAGGAACTCCAAGAACTGATCTCTCATTTTAATGTAAGCAAACAATAA